The genomic interval TCTGCTTTCTTGGTGGGAAAGGGAAAACTGGTTAACTGTTTAGACGCAGATTAATTGCCCGTGCGGTGGGGGTGAGGTCTACCCCTTGCGGAGTGGCTGCTACGCCCACATCGACATAAAAGCGATCCAATAAAATTTCTGGCTCTGGTTGGTAAAGCCCACCCCCGCCGCCAAGTGCGGGCATCGTCGGTACATCAGGGATGATCTGTGCCACATCAATGTTGATGCGCATCGGCGTTCCCGGTTGGGCGGCGTTCATGATCACACTGACCGGATCGGAAACCCGATTTTGGGGGACAGAGATCGTCACGCTATAGGTAGAAAGCGTTCCGCCGATAGCGCTCATTTTGAGCGTGATGCGTGCCGGGCGGGGCATCTGGGGTTCGTTTAGATTGGGGGCGCTCACGGCAATCATAAGTTGCCATGGTTGGGGATTAAGGGCATCCACCGCACGGATAATGCGCGGAAAAACGACCTGCAAGCGGCGATTAAAAATCGTGGCGGGAGTCGTGTAATTGGGCGCTGTCTCGCCTCCTCCTGGATTATCTGGCGTTTTTTTGGCGTCAAAGTCGAGCAACTGCCGCGTGAGCAGTTTTCCATCGGTGGTCAGAACGTAATTACGCCCTTCACTATCTATCAGTCCATCGTTGATTAACCGACGAATCGCCCGTAGAACAGCGCGATTGGAAAGCCCTGTGCCGTTTTCTAAGGCGGGGACAGTAGCGGCTTGTGTCTGGTAAAGGTAACGGAGAATGGTGAGTGCTTCCTCCGGCAGACGTTGAAGTTTGAATGGCAGAGTCATGGTGCGTGTGCCCTCGGTACGGTTTGCCCTCGTCGTGGATCATCGATTGCTGATCGTCATGTAGTGTACCTTCAGGCAAAAATTGCCGCTACCGATAGGAATGGTGTTGCCTCTCGCTTCCAAACTTGCTATACTTTCGAGGTCTTGAACAACTATTTATGTGAGGGGTTTTCATGAACACAACAAAACGTGTTTCTCTCTTTTTGACTTTGGCGTTACTGGTCACACTGGCGCTTCCATTCGTCTCGGCAAAAGCGCAGGATGGCGGTCTGCTGGCGACGGTAAAAGCACGCGGAAAAGTGATCTGCGGAGTAAATCCCGGGATTCCCGGCTTTGGCTACCTCGATAGTGCGGATAACACCTTTAAGGGTTTTGATCCATCCTTCTGTCGAGCATTGGCGGCGGCAATCTTCGGTGATACAGAAGCCGTTGAATGGCGTCCGATTGCCCGTGCAGCGGATCGTTTCCCCTCGCTGGCGTCTGGGGATATTGATGTCCTCATTCGTAACACAACCTTCACCGCCGGACGTGATACGGCAGAAGGTGCCGACTTTGCCCCAACAACCTTCTACGACGCCTCCACCGTCCTCGTTCGCACGGCGGACAGCTTGATGACATTGGAATCGCTGAAAGACCTGACCATTTGCGCCATTAAAGGGACGACCAACGAACGTGCCATTGGCGAGGCGATGGCAGCAGCGGGCGCAACCTTTACCCTTGTGACCTATGATGATATTGACGCCGTGTTGGATGCCTTTTCCGCCAACCGCTGTGACGCTGTAACCTCGGATCGTTCGCAGCTTGCTGGCAAGCGTTCAAGCAACGCGAACGGCGGCGATTGGACGATTTGGGATGCCAACCTGACAAAAGAGCCGCTCGGTCCGGTTGTGAAGGCGGGCGATTCGCAGTGGTTGGATGTCGTCCGTTGGACGGTCTATGCGACGATCATCGCTGAAGAAAAGGGAATCACCAGCACCAATATTGATGATGTATTGGCAACGACGAAAGACCCCGAAACGCTTCGTTTGTTCGGCAAAGATGGCGAACTCTACAAGGCACTCGGTTTGGAAGCGAATTGGGCATATAACATCATCAAGAATGTTGGGAACTACGGCGAAATCTTCGACAGCACCGTTGGCGAAGGCTCACCACTTGGGCTGCCACGTGGTCTCAACGCGCTGTGGTTGAATGGTGGGCTGCAATACGCGCCGCCTTACCGTTAAGCCCTCACCTCGTTAGCCCCCCTCCCCCAACAAAAGGGTGAGAGGCGCTTCGTTCTAAGCGCTGCCGCAAGGCACACGCTCCAAATGTGTTTATGCGGGCGATCTGTTGTGGGTCGCCCTTTTCTATAGGTTATGCCGACGGT from Anaerolineales bacterium carries:
- a CDS encoding amino acid ABC transporter substrate-binding protein; protein product: MNTTKRVSLFLTLALLVTLALPFVSAKAQDGGLLATVKARGKVICGVNPGIPGFGYLDSADNTFKGFDPSFCRALAAAIFGDTEAVEWRPIARAADRFPSLASGDIDVLIRNTTFTAGRDTAEGADFAPTTFYDASTVLVRTADSLMTLESLKDLTICAIKGTTNERAIGEAMAAAGATFTLVTYDDIDAVLDAFSANRCDAVTSDRSQLAGKRSSNANGGDWTIWDANLTKEPLGPVVKAGDSQWLDVVRWTVYATIIAEEKGITSTNIDDVLATTKDPETLRLFGKDGELYKALGLEANWAYNIIKNVGNYGEIFDSTVGEGSPLGLPRGLNALWLNGGLQYAPPYR